acattttaaaataatttcaataactttattttgccaattttgtcgcttgtgaaaaatctgcctgaagtaatgtgaggcagagagcagactttttatgttcttgtttttttatgcTGTTCACAAGCTGTAAAGACATAGCCCTCTTCCTGAAAGGAagctcatttgtatttaaagagacacacacaaaaactgtgtgtttttgattccacccaaaaagagacatttacaacatggtataataacaaatccatggggtattttgagctgaaacttcacagacccATTCTGGGGACACCGGTGACTTATATTACATCTATTAAAAAAGGggaataataggtctcctttaaaaaaatctttgcatCCAAAAGCCATACTAATGGTATGCTCTCATTCTTTGCAAAGCTGAAGCTTTAAGCACTATTTTAATGCAATGCCTAAAATAATTAACGACGGTTACACATATCCCCAGTCAGCGGGGTGTGAGCAGtgttttcatttttcagcacagatgttaacagattacagaatatatatatatacagagaaaGTATGGACATGATGGACCACtggttttaaaatgaatgggagaaattggaatgcctgCCACAcgggtaaaagagccaatcaccttttagataaagacatcacctgtcaatcaactcaagaatgcgCATGAGCATTAGCTGATCCAGcctgaaaaaagctttttttttttaccgtaatctgaggtaaagcagcacaatttatgattctatAGTTGTCATATTTTTACTGCTGACTTTAAatttgttctttgattgtaatcatGCCCAACCATTTAgaaatttcagtctttccccatttgAGTATATAGGAgttgtacttttatgccacttgatTAGAAAGAAAAAGCTGCCCGGCCTGactgagagcattccaaagatgaccGCAGAGTgcactgacttgccttgaaagtaaCTTTGATATATTAACCAATCATGACCAAGTACACTGATAAACAAGTGCAAGTGACTTTCCACCATTGCCGTAGGAACCTAGAAAAGAGATGCAGCCAATGTGAAAGCCAAAACTTTGCTCACGACTCGCTGGCGTGAGCGAGGCATCCGGGGCCCCACGCAATTGCGTGgtttgcgtggtggttaaaactCGCTACTgtttacaactttattgtaaagtgttacccgaAAAGCTCTCAGCATTGAGCATTGATATTGCTCAATTATGTAAGTGATTTGTAAGATCTAATTCTGCAGCTTTTAAGTAGagcatttttacatttggatTAGGGTGGCTTAGAAAAGGTCAATTTTCACACCCCGCTGcactgtgattgacaggttcatGGAGCTCTGACTGACAGCCTCTATAGCTCCATCCCTCACACTGCAGCTTTGAGCCTGACCCCTGGAGTTTCCTCCACACTGCCTGTCCCCACTGGACAAGGGCCACATAGGGGGATTTGCTGGTTACAAGGGGCATGGTGTCAGGATGGTAGAAGATCAACCAACCCCAACCCTACTTGCTCTTTATTTGCTAGGTTAAAGGTTCAGAAAGCAAGGAGCATCCCTAAAAGTAAGTTTCTACTTGGGTAACAAAGTATTTTCTGACTTTTGACATTGGTGTATACTGCTCTTATCCCATCAGACCTCTTGGTGAACTCTCAGTAATTGCACACAAACTCTGTTTgagtaaacaaaaaacaattaaacaattcTAAAAGCAGGAGACCGAATTACGAATATCTGAATGTATGCACACACAAATGGATGTAAAACTGTTTGCATGAGGACTGGATCTGTATTTTTCATGCATTGTCCTCATGTATAGACAAAGCCAAGAGAGGGTGGGTATTGAGATGTTGGGGTACAGGACTAATGCTTCTGAAGCTTTGGAAAATGGGGCATGGTTGTGTGGTGCTTATATACTTTGCACTCTGTTTTAACTGCTTTTTGATTAATGACACAACATTTGGTCCATACACACATCTTTTACACACACCTTTACACTCCTAAATGCTGAACAAACactactcacaaacacacacacaaatctcttgTCACTCTTTTCCAAGGCCATTAGTACGAGCTGGCCTTGATTGCTTATTTATGAGGCAAAAAGGCAAAAGTGCTGGGAGAGGAGTAAAGAAATGGACGAAGACCGAACACCCTCCCCTGCACAGAAATCAAGATGCACCCCCACACACAAGCTCACAATATCAGGACATTTTCATCTAAACAgaccacatacacacataataACTTAATCAAACTAAAATCTAATGTCCTACACCACAAAACTCTATATTCAGCCACATAATGCTGTGACCAAATAGATTCTGTATTTATTCGTAGCTGTGGGTACTGAAGGTATTTTCAAAGTCTTGCATAGCTAAGTAAAGCTAAATGTAGATTTAACTTTCCCTAAACATCTTGACTATGCATCAGAGTCAAAAGTAATTATCTGAAGTTCAGTCATAAAACTCTGTCATCTAAgatgataggtcctttgacatgttaTCATCTTGCAATCTCTATCTTTGTCTAGCAATGAAATTGCATCTTTTGTTTGCTTGTTAGACGGTTTCACTGCAGCATGTTACATtaattttctctgaaaccctcctcctccccagcatcaCTTGTCTAGATctattttattgtatgtacacatctaattgtgcagcagcaagccTTACATGCTTCTTGCAGCATCTCTGAGttttttctagcagtagcaattttcgtacttgctctgcagcagctgGTAAGCAGATCCACTGAGACAAAACCTACCAACTTGTCATAAATATTATAACACCATAAATTTATTCAgaaagttgtcatgactgaaatttGATTTACTCATGATCACAGATGTAAGAATGTCTTGTACAACCAGattatttgaaaacattttattattatcctTGGCCTTATGACCACACCTCCACTCTACTGTGAAAAAAGCTTAAATCATCACATGGATCTTTAATtaaatttcttttcatcattcaccaaaaataaatacatagctATCCTTAcaaccatttaaataaatatctgtgGCTTTACGATAATATTAGcaacaaaaaaaagtgtaaaatgtatatacctttttatatatatatataatatattcatttgtatagatttatatatactgtgtatatatatatatatatatatatatatatatatatatatatatatatatatatatgttcttatTTAATTCTTTTACAACTTACAAGATGCCAAATGTACCAAAGCAATACTTATTAATACAACATGGTGAATGTTTAGTGGTTAACTTAAAGAGACTGTGGAGAGCACCAGTAAATTGCATGTACCTTCACATTGAAACCTATATCCATATCATGGCCTCTCCAGAGAAACCATTCTTTTGGGATGCAGCTGTGGAGGAGAGGTCCCCTCTTACTATTTCACACTGTACAGGGCTGTCATCGTTTGCTTTTAAAGCTTACCATTGATTTGGATATTGATGCATGTTTTCTACACTGTCGTGCCAGCAAAAGTATAGACAATATGTCTAGGTTCTGAAACTATCCCTAAACTAGACATACATTTCTTAAGATCTTTtgtcttatactgtatatttgtgaaACATACATTTCTGGCTGTTTAGATTTTGTCTGAATAAAGCAAAATGTTTTCAACATTCAATTCTGGGCTGTTTTGCACCTAGAAATTTTGCACATAGCGTAAAgtctcttgtgttttgcaatgcTTTGTTGTATGTGGAAATATGTGTAATGAATTGCTTTTGGTTTTAGAGCAAAAACAATTTGTGATAAGGGCTTGAAAAGGTGCAACCAAAATCAAGAATATTAAGATTTTGCTAAAAAAGTGTTACCCTCAAGGGACCTCTCCTCCACGATAAAAAATCAGCCTTTTTGTTAGTCTTAAGAATTAGCCAGGCCTCTGACAAGGTTAAGGTTAAGGTTAAGGTCCAacagtaatataaaataacagtaataataataacaaccagATTAAaccaaattgaataaaaatacaaatacaataacaattctatgtatatacaaaaatatagcaaAGGAACTCACAAGGATGTGCATTATTGGGGAGGAACACACACTTGAATCAGATTTTATTCATAATACATCCTAGTTTTGGATGCCAGTCCAGTTCTGGTCAGGTGACTATGCCCTTGTCTCAGTACAATTGCATCTTCCTGTCAGCTTACACAGTAGTCTCCTTTTACCTCACTTCCTGTGGATCATTCAGGGCTGATAAGAGAAGCTCTTGGAGCCAGTTAGGAGAGGTCAAAGTCCTTAGAGATGCTCATGGCCCATGTATGGCAGAATAAGAGGACCCCCAATGGCTTTATTTTACTGATACTGCTCAGGGCAGAGGGTTTCATGTTAACCTAAAGCTTATCTTATAGAAAATCCTTCATATTCTGCATTGACATGATCCTACTGGTTTTTCTGGCCAATCTGTCCAAGAGCTCTCTATGTAATGGCTTGTATCTCATCCTGAGAGCACTGTCAAGGTGGACAGACAGTCACTTATGATGTTTGGTCCCACAGCGTGGTTGGATGCATAAAAGGTCAAGGATCCTATCAGCAGTTGGAAAGCACAATGTGCAGCAGAGAAAGAAGAGTTGAGGAGCAGTTGGCGTCAGGCTGCCCTGAGCTGGAAACCTGACCAGACACTTTATCTTTTTAGAGCAGCTCCTCTAAAAATAAAAGGAGAGGCTTTTGCTGACTACAGATGCCGGCCTGAGACTGCACACATagacatacatacatgcacacacacacacacacatacacacattttaccTTAGTCTCTCCTTACACAGTCTCATTAACACACAGTGTCTCTTTTGACTGCCTCTCTTACAACACATCCCTCTTAGGTGAGCTTAATATTCTAATTTCAAATGGTCCCATTTTTTGGTGTCAAACAAAATTGGCTTACACTGTCAGAATTTCTGGTTAGGCTCTTGTTTCTCCCTAACCAGCACCCCTTTATCCATGTAGAATCTAAAGTGAGCCAGCTTGCCAACAGTTTGCCCAAGGTTGAAGACTAAGACTAACTTTCACAATGCCATCCAAGCCTGTAGATGATTCATTTATCCAATACAGCCTTTGTATTTTCGGATAGCTTACTTCCTGTTCGTGTTACATATGGTCCGCATCACCCAACCCTATCTAGGAAAAtcttataaatacataaataaatagacaaaggtttactaaaaaGGGGAAGGAGTGTGCATAAGGATGGACATGATCCAGGGAGGCCTGATTGGTTTAGAGAAGGTCAGTTCATTGAGCACTTCAAGAAGGAATACAAGAGGCTCATCCAACCTGTCATACAGGCTTCTCCAGGGTTTTGCGAAAGGACGCAGGATTGGTGGCAGAGATCTTGCGGCACACAGTGTTGGTGTTGCTGCATCTGCAGCCAGGACGATTGGCGTGGTCATAGCCACGCTGGCACAGGGTAAGGCACAGCTTGGCAGGGGGGTAGCAGCACAGGCAGGGCAGGCAGAGAGCCAAAAAGGACATGGCGCTCCAACGAGAGCAGGCATGAGCCGGGGCGCAGGAGCAGGGCCGGTCAACGCAGTTGTCCTCTTTATCCGCAGAGCAGTGGTAGAACAGACCTTTGACACAGCACAGGCAAGTGCCATATTCCAAGATGTTTTCGGCAGAGCACAAGCAACGCTGGCCACAGGTCCAGCATGAGGGCAAACTTCGAGGAGCACAGCACTCCTGGCACTTGCAGCGACCACAGTGTTCACAGATGAAGAGGTGCAGTCCTAAGTCCTCGCCGTCAGCCAGTCCTTTGCCTAGTGAGTCCGGTTTCAAGTCACCTTTGGGCTGGGACCTAACCACAGTGGCCAGACCAGAATGGGATGGTGTTAGTCCCGTGAGAAGTCTCTGATCTGAGGCAGCACTGCCACGGGACATCGAGCTGACGGTACTGGAACGGCTCAAGTGCGCCAAGTGGGAATGTTGATGCTGACTTTGACTGCGAGGCATCTGAGAATGTCGCTCATCGTGTGCATAGAAGATGCCAACCTGAGAGGCAGGTTCCAGCACCACAGGGCGCTCTACGTAATCATTACTAGCCCTTATAGCGCGGATCTGGTCAATGGATAATACAGGGACCTGTTGAAGATCCAGGCCTTCAGGGTCCATCCGAAAAGGAGGTACTGGATCCATTCTGCTGCCAGGGCCACGAAGGTAGGGGCTGAGTTGCAAGGTTGACCAATATCAGGGCACATCAGATAAACCTGCAGTAAGATAAGAATAGAAATAAAGCCATCATTGTTAGATTCAGAATGAAATGTTGAAGTTTTCAATTAAatgtttgaagtttaaagaaatagttcacttgATAGTTcgcaaaaatgtatatttcatcaagaattttcatttttgggtgaactaaccatatAAGTAAACATATAAGTTAATAGCTGAAACCCTTGTCCGTTTGAGTCCCTTTCACTAAGATAGTCTATGGCTAAAGCTAAGGTTATTATTAGACACAGAGGATGGAGTGATAACGCCGTTGACATCACGCTGTAATTTAGCATCTGGAGAACACAGCTGTTGACACAAGGGAAGGGAACCAGAGTAAAGAATTTGACAGCAATGAATTGTGAGAAACTGGGGAACCCAAAAGGCTTAGTGTCAGTATCCTGAGGTATCTCTTCCTCAGCAGCTTGGATGACTTTGCTGCAGCTCCTCCCTACAGTCCTTCTTTTGTTAAGCCTTATCCTCCATAAACAGGAACAACATGGTTGTTGGAATGTGCATGGAAAAAATAAGCAACCAGAAATTGGGAAACAAGCTGCTTGCATTATTGGGATATCATAGCCAAGCAAGACCAAACTGCATTGGTTTAGTTAGTGATGGGTTTTGTTTAATTCCATAGAGAAATGTAGAGATTGAAGAACCCTTTCTTCACATCTGTCATAGACTTACTATTTAATTAGATTTGCATTAGAATAAGCAATCTCAGATTGTACTAgctgtaaatagcacctgccacacagtgcagctatttgaaCTTCAATAGTCCAAAAGAAACacaaattaaagacaaactgaaCTCCCAGTGTTGTTGCAGTGGTGTGGGGTGTAACAAtggtgtggatgtgcttttttggtgtGGACGACCCAGGTTCGATTGTGCATTTTGTCCCGCTTTTTTCCATCCTGTTTCTTGTAAATATTtccttataataattaataaaactgAATATAGGTTGATtgcctcacagtgatttggtcacggtgaaggtCAGGGAGTTGGGAGGAAGGTCTTTTCCAGGTCAAATTAACCATGTttatactatagtaatattgtggcaaccatgttttctttttgtgtttttttttttgtgggagccatagttttaatgcaattaaccatggtattactacacGGTATTACTATAAATAGTTTATTTATAGTCTCTGTGAgactataaataaacacaattaacatcCTGTTgtgatgccactatactgtatgttagtatttaattagaggtgtaaatagtatctgccactatttgcaccggggtgcaaatagcatctaaaacTATTTGCACTTTGTGCAAAAGATGCTTTTGGATGCTATTTACATTTAGTgtacaggacaggacaggagagGAGAACTGTGTCTGGCATAACAAGGAACAGGAAGCTATACACAAGAGCAGTGATTAGAAGCAGCAATGTCTGCTCCCAAAACAGCTGAATTCCTGGTAAAGGCCCAGAATGCTCCCGTGAAAATAAAGGTAAGATAGCATCCTCCCCAGCCCCCACTGCCCAGGCAGAGACTCAAGATAAGGCGGCCCAGGTCGGAAGCACAAAATGCATTTGC
The Xyrauchen texanus isolate HMW12.3.18 chromosome 34, RBS_HiC_50CHRs, whole genome shotgun sequence DNA segment above includes these coding regions:
- the LOC127627310 gene encoding protein sprouty homolog 2-like: MDPVPPFRMDPEGLDLQQVPVLSIDQIRAIRASNDYVERPVVLEPASQVGIFYAHDERHSQMPRSQSQHQHSHLAHLSRSSTVSSMSRGSAASDQRLLTGLTPSHSGLATVVRSQPKGDLKPDSLGKGLADGEDLGLHLFICEHCGRCKCQECCAPRSLPSCWTCGQRCLCSAENILEYGTCLCCVKGLFYHCSADKEDNCVDRPCSCAPAHACSRWSAMSFLALCLPCLCCYPPAKLCLTLCQRGYDHANRPGCRCSNTNTVCRKISATNPASFRKTLEKPV